The Gloeothece verrucosa PCC 7822 genomic interval CGTCATCAAGAAGCCAGAATGGCGATCAAGGACTGTTTACAACAAAAATCGGTTTTTGCTCAATTGCTATTGAGAGCCGATATTTATAGCAGATATTGGTTGACCAAAGCTGAATTTAAGAGACTTGTCGCGGAAATTTCTTGGGAGTTAGCTCTAGAAAAGTCCGACAAAGTTTAAAAAACTTTATATTGTTCAAATAGTCAAAGAAGTTCAGACTGTAGCTAAATAATAGCTAAATTAGTTAAGTCACCGGTGTAACCTGTAATCTCAATAATTGCATCAGTGCTGGCACTAAAGCCGGCTGTACCATTATTAAGAGCCAGGAAAGTGCGCGTGGTGGTTCCTTCGACAAAAGTAAAAATAGCGGCTCCGTTTTTAACGAAGTTAGTGGAATTAAATACCGATGCGATGGCGGCTTCACTTAATTGGGTGACTTCTCCTAACTTCATCACTGATGCGGCTCCTACAGCACCAGAACCATCAATCAAGTCTACACCAATCTTAAGATCGCCGATACGGTCAAAATTAGCTAATAAGGAATCAGTTAAAGGATTAATCACGAATGTATTAACGCCGCCGCCGCCTGTGAACGAATCAGAACCTGCCCCACCGGTAAGTCTATCATCACCGTTTCCCCCGTCGAAAACATCATTACCCGCACCACCAATCATCGTATCATTTCCGTCCCCTCCGTAGAGGGTGTCGTCACCATTACCGCCATTAACACTATCATTACCGCCTCCTGCCGATAAAATATTAGCTCCTGTGTTACCAGTCAAAGTATTATTACTACTGTTGCCGGTTCCTGTGAGATTACTACTACCCGTGAGGGTAAGATTTTCTAAATTATCCCCAAGGGTAAAGCTAACCGAAGCGTTAACGCTATCAGTTCCTTCGGCCAGATTTTCAGTAATGACATCATTGATATGATCGACGGTGTAAACATCATTTCCGCTTCCGCCAACAAGAGTATCGCTACCCGCTTTCCCATCAAGGCTATCATTGCCTTCATTTCCCTTTAAAGTATTATTACCACTATTGCCGGTGAGAGTATTATCAAGACTATTTCCTATACCTTCAAGGTTGCCGGTACCGGTTAAAGTTAATTTTTCGAGATTAGCACTTAAGGTATAGCTAACCGAAGTGTTAACACTGTCAGTCCCTTCGGCCAAGTTTTCGGTAATGGCATCATCGATACTATCAACGGTGTAAACATCATTCCCTAAGCCGCCGATTAACGTATCATTGCCCCCCTTCCCATCAAGGCTATCATTACCTTCATAACCTATTAGAGTGTTATTACCACTATTGCCCGTGATAGTATTATTAAGATTATTACCTACCCCGTCAATGTTGCCGGTACCGGTTAAAGTTAATTTTTCGAGATTAGCACTTATTGTATAGCTAACCGAAGCGTTAACACTATCAGTCCCTTCATCGGTATTTTCAGTAATGATATCCTGAATGCTATCAACTATGTAAACATCATTTCCAACACCACCGATTAAGGTATCGTCTCCTCCTTTTCCATCGAGGGTATCGTTTCCTTGAAAATCCGTCAGAATATTATTACCATTATTGCCAGTCAAGCTGTTATTAAGATTGTTACCGGTTGCGTTAAGGTTGCTTATGCCAAGTAAGGTTAAATATTCAAGATTTTCTCCTAGGATATAGCTAAGGTAAGTTTTAACGGTATCGGTGCCGGCGTTAGGATTTTCAACAATCAAATCGCCGCTACTATCGACGGTATAAGTATCATTACCATCGCCACCAATCATCGTATCATTTCCCAATTGGCCGTCAAGATCGTCGGCCCCGGGCCCGCCGATAAGTTCGTTATTGTTATTGTCTCCATCATCATTGTTAATGGTAGCGATAACCGCCGCCGTTGTACCTTTAATATAGGCTGTGTTATCTAAAAGAGTAATGCTAACCGTTTCATGGGATTCAACAGTAGTATCACCTGTGGGATTAAGAGTTAGGGATGCTTGATTATTATTAGCCGCAAAGGTAATACTTCCTGTCGTAGCTGAAAAACTCGCCGCACCGGAGGAAGTATAATCATTGTTAAAGGTAGCACTACCTCCCACACCAAAGTTAACGCTTAAAGCGCCTTCGGTTGAACCTGTACGGGTAAAGGTATAAATTAAGTTAGTAGTTCCGTCTTCATTGACTGAGGTAGGACTAACGGCAAGGGTAATAGTGGGAAGAACATCATCATTAATAATTGTTCCTGTTACTGCGCTTGTTGTTCCTACAGTATAATTGGCTGAACTACTGAGGGTTAAAGCAACGGTTTCATCGCTTTCAATGGTTGTATCAGAGGTGGGATCTATGGTTAGCGTAGCTGTAGATGAATTGGCGGCAAAAGTGACTGTTCCGCTAGTAGAGGTAAAACTCGCCGCACCGGAGGAAGTATAATCACTGTTAAAGGTAGCACTACCTCCCACACCAAAGTTAACGCTTAAAGCGCCTTCGGTTGAACCTGTACGAGTAAAGGTATAAATTAAATTAGTCGTTCCGTCTTCATTGACTGAACTTGGACTAACAGCAAGAGTAATGGTAGGAAGACTAACATCATCATTAATAATTGTTCCTGTTACTGCGCTTGTTGTTCCTACAGTATAATTAGCTGAACTACTGAGGGTTAAAGCAACGGTTTCATTGGTTTCAATGGTTGTATCAGAGGTGGGATCTATGGTTAGCGTAGCTGTAGATGAATTGGCGGCAAAAGTGACTGTTCCGCTAGTAGAGGTAAAACTCGCCGCACCGGAGGAAGTATAATCACTGTTAAAGGTAGCACTACCTCCTACACCAAAGTTAACTGTTAAAGCATTGGCGGTTGAACCTGTACGAGTAAAGGTATAAATTAAATTAGTCGTTCCGTCTTCATTGACTGAGGTAGGATTAACAGCAAGGGTTATGCTAGGAAGGGGATTATCATCATTAAGAATGGTTCCTGTCACTGCGCTTGTTGTTCCTACAGTATAATTAGCTGAACTACTGAGGGTTAAGGCAACGGTTTCATTGGTTTCAATGGTTGTATCAGAGGTGGGATCTATGGTTACCGTAGCTGTGGATGAATTAGCGGCAAAAGTGACTGTTCCGCTAGTAGAGGTAAAACTCGCCGCACCGGAGGAAGTATAATCACTGTTCCAGGTAGCAGTACCTCCCACACCAAAGTTAACTGTTAAAGCATTGGCGGTTGAACCTGTACGAGTAAAGGTATAAATTAAATTAGTAGTTCCGTCTTCATTGACTGAGGTAGGATTAACAGCAAGGGTTATGCTAGGAAGGGCATTATCATCATTATTAATTGTCCCTATTACTGCTGTGGTTGTCCCAATTAGATAGTTAACTGAACTACTTAGAGTTAAAGCAACTGTTTCGTTAGTTTCAATCGCTTGATCTGGAATTGGGTCTATAATGACTGTAGCCGTAGATGCACCAGGAGCAAACGTAACTGTTCCTAAACCAACCCCAAAACTTGCCACACCAGAGGAAGTATAATCACTATTAAAGACTGCAATTCCTCCAACTGTATAATTAACCGTAAGGGAATTAGTCATTAAACCTGTGCGGCTGAAAGTATAGACTAGGTTAGTTGTCCCGTCTTCTGTTACAGAGGAAGGATTAACAGCAAGAGTAATAACAGGAAGAGAATCATTGGTCTCGACAACAGTAAAGGAATCTTTGGCCAAGGTTGTTCCATTCAAGCGGAGATCTATTTGCCACTCCCCAAGATCTGGCACATTAGGTAAGTTTATTCCCGCCATTCTCCATCCGAAAGAGTATTTTGTTGCATCCCAATGTATTTGTGAATATAAATTCCCGTTTGGTCGGTAGAAGTAAAAATCGAGATTGTCGCCGGTGTCGGTGCCAAAAAGATTTGACCAAAAGTAGGCTTTTTGCCCTGCACCCTCATTTTGAAAGAAAACTTTGTGATCTGTTGGACGATTATAAAATTCTGCTTGAGTGGGAACATAATTTGTAATACCTTGAGCCAAAGAGCCAAAAACGTCATCGGCATAAGGTACTGAAGTAGCCCACCAACGTTCAGGATTTAAATATGTTTCTACAGGCTGGCCATTTTCATAGACGACAAAGTGAAGATGAGGTCCGGTTGAATAACCCGAACTGCCAACCTGCCCCATCGGCTGACCTGCCACTACTGTATCGCCGACCTTTACAGTAATAGAGTCTTTCTTAAGGTGTCCATAGGCAGTTCTGATATTATTACCATGATCAATGACAATGCTATTAGATTTATCCAATGGCCCTGTATTATCTCCAAAATAGCGATCATACTCCCCATCATGTACAAAAATCACTGTGCCGGCTGCTGCTGCATTAACGGAAATGCCTTTATCCATACCTGCAAAGCTACCAGCTATTCCGTAATCTATTCCATTATGTCCATCACCCGTATATTTTCCGCCACGATAATCGATAATTCCTGAACTTGAATCGAGGTCAACGTAATTGACAATCGTCCAATCAACATAGGGAATTCCACCGATGGGGGAAACCAATAATCCTCCTGTTTTAGATGAATCATTATCATTATTAATAATCCCAATTCCTTGACTATCACTAATAGTTGCGTTAGTAGGATTAGTTAAGTTAATAAAAAAGGTTTCATTTTCTTCAGTAAGTTTATCCCCATAAACGTATGCAGTTATAGTTTGACTAGATACCCCTGGATTAAAAGTTAAGGTTCCAGGTTTAGCAACATAATCTAAGCCGGCAAGTGCTGTGCCATCGGCAATATTAAAATCAACTGTAACTAAAGAGGTGCTAGGACTTGATAAACTAACGGTAAATATAGCTTTAGTAATGCCATTATTTCCTTCTACAACGGTGACATCGTTAATAGATAAGCTTGGCTTAGGTAAGGTGTTTAGGAGAAGATTAATAGGATTACCTTGATAATAATTTTTAACGGTAATTGTTCCATTTTGAGCTAATTTTATCAGTAAATCGTTTCCGTTTTTGGTTTGAGTCACGTCAGAGCTATAATAAGCTGATAAATCTAAGGTGTCATTACTATCAGTATTCCAGTAGATATCATTTCCGGTTTGACGAGTGGGACTATAACCTTTAAATGTATTGGCGGCACTATTGGCAAAAATTTCATCATTGCTGCTAGAGTTAATGACATTTTCGATTAAAACATTGTAAGCAATGACTGTTCCATAATTTGAGGTATAATAAGTGATTCCATTAACCGTATAAGTGGCAGCCTTGTAGTCGCTTTGAGGGGTTAATATTCCCCCTGGAGTTAAGTCTAAATGATAGCCTGAAGTATTAGGAGTTAAGTTAGAAAAATCAAAAGTATCTGAGCCGCCGCTATCCCAAAGTAGTTGTTTAAGTTGATAGGGGCTTTCTAAAAAGGTTTGTCCATTAACTGAGAATTTATCAGTCCTAGCCGAAAATTGATAGGTGGTGTTGGTTTCGTTGTATTGTTTAGCTCCGTAGAGATATTGTAGGGTTTTGAGATCATAGCTCATGAAAGTTGCGGGTGATAAACTTCCTCCATAACTTGCCATCAGTGTATTATCACTATGAATTTTATCAGGAGATAAAGTAACATTTCCTTCATGAGGATGTTTTAATCCTAAAGCGTGTCCAAGTTCATGAATTAAAACACCATAAAGACCATTTCCAACAACTATTTGAGAATTCTCAAAATTATTCGCTCCTTCTAAAGGATAAAAAACGGGATTAAGAAAAACGTCACCGGCACGGTTGTCAATTAAATAATCAGAAAATGGTTTAGAAGCATAACCCGCCCAACTTGGGCTAAGATCTGGCCGCCCAGATATTGAGTTCATAAAACGGATACGTCCATAATTATTTGGAGTTTCAGTGACTTCTACAAAATCGATATCAATGACATTTTCTAACCAGTTGAAAATCTTTCTAACATTATTTTTGACCTGTTCACTCACTTTTCCGGGTATTTCACTGTCATAATAAGCATGATCAAAGATTTCTTCTGAGTAAAAACTGTAAGTTAGCTTTTTATTACCCCAAGTTAATTTCCATTGATCTTTATTCTCATATAGTAAAGAATCAATTTGATAGTCGCCAGAAGGGCTTGTAGCTGTTGTAGTTGCAGATGTTACTGAAGCATTTGTAGGTACGATAGAAGCATTAGAAGCATTATTAGGCAAAGTAGTGGTTTGAAGGCTAGAAGTTATGGCATCATTTGAATTAATGTTAGTCTGATTAATGCCGCTAGTAGTGGCAACAGATGGAGTTGTTGTTACTGAATTATTACCAACAACAGTTTTGAGTTGAGAAGAATTAATAACCGAACTAACATCGATAATTTGTAATCCTGACCAAGCATCAGCCACATAAGCATTTGAACCTACCACTGATACTGATTGAGCCGTATAAGGCGTATCATAAGTAGCCTTAAGAGTGGGTGCAGTTTGATTAGAAATATCAATAACTTGTAACCCTGACCAATCATCAGCAATAAAGGCTAAATTTCCCACTACTTGTATGCCGTTTGCATAACCCGGAGTATCATAACTTCCAACTAATACCGGAGAAGCTGGATTAGTAACATCAATAATTTGTAATCCGAAAAATTGGTCTACAACATAAGCGTAGTTACCGATGACTTGCAACCCTTTAGCATAACTCGGAGCGTTATAAGTTCCTTTCAAAACGGGAGAAGTCGGATTAGTGATATCAACAATGTGTAACCCTAACCCATCATTAACCAGATAAGCTAAATTATTAACTACTGTTACAGCTTTAGTGTTAGAAACCGTGTAAGTTCCTATCTTAACCGGGGCAGTTTTATTGCTAATATCAAGAATTTCTAGCCCTGACGAATGAGAACCAACATAAGCAATCTGACCGACTACGGTGATTGCCAAAGCCGCCCCGGGAGTTTTATAAGTTCCTTTGAGAGTGGGAGCAGCAGAATTAGTGATATCAATAATGTGTAATCCTGAATCCCAATCGGCAACATAAGCATAATTATCTGAGATCGCGATTTCGTTAGCTAAATGAGGAGTATCATAAGTTCCTTTGAGAGTGGGAGAAGCCGGATTAGTGATATCAAGAATTTGTAATCCAGAAGTATGATCAGCAATATAAGCCAAATTGCCCACCACTTTGACATCCCAAGCATGACCCGGAGTATCATAACTTCCTTTAAGAGAAAGGTCTGATAAATTAGTTAAATTAATCGAAAATTGTTCTTCATAAGATAACCCTCCTTGTCTAGTAGTTCTAACTCGAATGCTGTAACTTGTTTTGCTTTCGTAATCTAAGATTTTATTCGTTTTAAGTTGATTTCCGTCAACAGCAAAGCTGGCATTATCTGTATCTCCGACACCTGGAACTAAGCTATAACCAAAGGTATAATTAGGGTCAGTATCAGTAGTATTAAATGTGCCGATAATCGTACCTACCGCTTGATTTTCCGCGATGCTATTATTGCTGAGAGTTATATCTGTTGGGGTTTGATTACTCCATTCATTGGGATTAAGTTCTAATATTTGTAGTCCAGACTGATCATCAGCAACGTAAATCTTATTATTACTCACACTGACCCCAAAAGCCCATCCAGGTGTATCATAAATTGCCTTAAGAACAGGAGAGGAAGGATTAGAAATATCAAGAATTTGTAATCCGCTTTCTCTATCGGTAACATAAAGATAATTATCCTTTACCGCTAACTCATCAACATAACTGGGAGTCCCATAGTTGGCTTTAAGAACTGGTGAAAAAGGATTGGTAATATCAAGAATTTGGACTCCAAAATCCCAATTAGCAACATAAGCGTTATTGCCATCTATAGTTAGGCTTCTAATATGATGAGTATAATTATTAAAAGTTTTCTTTAAAATGGGAGCGCTAGGCTTAGTAATATCGAGAATTTGTAGCCCAACGCTCCAATCCGCAATATAAGCCACATTTCCTAATATTGTTACTCCAAGACTCCAACCCGGAGTGTCATAACTCCCCACTAAAAAGGGAGAACTCGGATTAGATATATCAATGATTTGTAATCCTGACCCATTATCAGCGACATAAGCTAAATTTCCAACCACTTTAACATCTAAAGCGGCATCAGGTGTATCATAAGTTCCTAACAGAATAGGGGAAAGAGGATTACTAATATCGATGATTTGTAGTCCCGATTTTCCATCGGCTACATAAGCATATTTGCCGGCAATAGCTACTCCTTTTGACTCTCCAGAAGTATCAAGATTGGCTTTAAGAATAGGATTGTTAGGGTTACTAATATCGATAACTTGTAATCCCGATTGCCAATCACCAACGTAAGCATAATTCCCATTAATTTTTAGTTTTTGAGCCGACCCAGGAGTATTATAAGTTCCCTTAAAAGTAATTCCACCAATATCATCAATTTTGATAGTCAGTTGTTTTTCATAAGATAACCCTTTACTGTCGGTAGTTTTAACCCGAATGCTATAACTTTTTTTCTGTTCATAATCAAAGATGCTATTTGTTTTAAGTTGATTTCCTTGAATAGTAAATAGGGCATTATCTTCGGCTCCTGTGCCTGTAACAAGGCTATAGGTAAAGACATTATCCCCATCAGGATTAAATGAACCAACTACCGTTCCTATTGGTTGATTTTCAGCTACAGCATTATTACTTAAAATAATATCTTTTGGGGCAGAACCAACAAACTCACTGACATCAAAAATTTGTAATCCTTGCCCATCATTCGCAATATAAACTAAATTTCCTACGACTTTTATAGAGTTAGAAGAGTTAGGAGTCTTGTAACTAGCTTCTAGTATTGGGGCTGTTGGATTAGAAATATTAATAATTTGTACTCCCGATTTTCCATCCGCTAAAAAAGCATAGTCTCCTACGACTGTTATTTCTTGAGTATCTCCCGATGTATCGTAACTTCCTACAAGGGTTGGGGCAGTTTTATTAGAAATATCAATAATTTGTAGTCCTGCTGTTTCATCAGCAATATAAGCTAAGTTACCGACAATTTCTAAATCAAAAGCACTACCAGGAGTATTATAAGTTCCTACTAGACGGGGAGTTGTTTTATTAGAAATATCAATAATTGCCAATCCTGCATTCTCATCAGCAACATAGGCATAATTTCCCAAAATTTTTACTTCTCGCGCACTGCCAAACGTATCAACAGTTCCCTTAAGAAATGGTGCATTAGGGTTGCTGATATCGATAATTTGTAATCCGGCTCCCGAATCAGCCACATAAACATAATTATCAACAACGGTTAGCCCATGAGCAAAACCTGAAGTATCATAACTTCCCGATAGAGTTGGTGTGAGAGGATTAGAAATATCAATAATTTGAAGCCCTAAAGAACCATCGGCTACATAAGCGTAGTTTCCAATTCCTGTTACTCTTCTGGCACTACCAGGAGTATTAAAAGTCGATATAACAGAAGGGGTAGAGGGGCAGGGCTATTTCATTCTAGATGGTAGGATATGTATGGTAAAATAAGAACAAAGAAAATAAATGTCTGAAATAGCTATTCTTCAAGCGTTTGAGGGAATGCCTGATGAGCGGCGTGGGCAAGGTAAGAGACACTCCTTATCATTGTGCCTGGCTCTGTTCACCTTAGCTATAGCGGCAGGAAATCAAGGTTTTGAAGCGATAGGAGACTGGCTGAAGTCTTACAGCCAAGAATTAAGGCAACTCTTTGAAGTTGAGAGTCTTCCTTCATATAGTACCATTCGCCGTGTGCTTCTAAAGGTCGACTATGTTGACTATGCAACTAGATTAAGTCAGTTCTTTGGAGTAATTCCTGAACCTGGAGAGACCGTGAGCTTGGATGGGAAAACTCTCAAAGGCTCTTATATAGTACAAGAAAATAATCCGACGAGCGAACCTCACCCTGCGGTCATCTTAGTAACTGCTTATGTAGTAGAAAAGGGCTTAATTTTGCCCCCATTACAGGTAGAATTTGGC includes:
- a CDS encoding beta strand repeat-containing protein; this translates as MTNSLTVNYTVGGIAVFNSDYTSSGVASFGVGLGTVTFAPGASTATVIIDPIPDQAIETNETVALTLSSSVNYLIGTTTAVIGTINNDDNALPSITLAVNPTSVNEDGTTNLIYTFTRTGSTANALTVNFGVGGTATWNSDYTSSGAASFTSTSGTVTFAANSSTATVTIDPTSDTTIETNETVALTLSSSANYTVGTTSAVTGTILNDDNPLPSITLAVNPTSVNEDGTTNLIYTFTRTGSTANALTVNFGVGGSATFNSDYTSSGAASFTSTSGTVTFAANSSTATLTIDPTSDTTIETNETVALTLSSSANYTVGTTSAVTGTIINDDVSLPTITLAVSPSSVNEDGTTNLIYTFTRTGSTEGALSVNFGVGGSATFNSDYTSSGAASFTSTSGTVTFAANSSTATLTIDPTSDTTIESDETVALTLSSSANYTVGTTSAVTGTIINDDVLPTITLAVSPTSVNEDGTTNLIYTFTRTGSTEGALSVNFGVGGSATFNNDYTSSGAASFSATTGSITFAANNNQASLTLNPTGDTTVESHETVSITLLDNTAYIKGTTAAVIATINNDDGDNNNNELIGGPGADDLDGQLGNDTMIGGDGNDTYTVDSSGDLIVENPNAGTDTVKTYLSYILGENLEYLTLLGISNLNATGNNLNNSLTGNNGNNILTDFQGNDTLDGKGGDDTLIGGVGNDVYIVDSIQDIITENTDEGTDSVNASVSYTISANLEKLTLTGTGNIDGVGNNLNNTITGNSGNNTLIGYEGNDSLDGKGGNDTLIGGLGNDVYTVDSIDDAITENLAEGTDSVNTSVSYTLSANLEKLTLTGTGNLEGIGNSLDNTLTGNSGNNTLKGNEGNDSLDGKAGSDTLVGGSGNDVYTVDHINDVITENLAEGTDSVNASVSFTLGDNLENLTLTGSSNLTGTGNSSNNTLTGNTGANILSAGGGNDSVNGGNGDDTLYGGDGNDTMIGGAGNDVFDGGNGDDRLTGGAGSDSFTGGGGVNTFVINPLTDSLLANFDRIGDLKIGVDLIDGSGAVGAASVMKLGEVTQLSEAAIASVFNSTNFVKNGAAIFTFVEGTTTRTFLALNNGTAGFSASTDAIIEITGYTGDLTNLAII